The Rhodococcus opacus B4 genome contains the following window.
CTTTGCCGACCGGGATCCGCAGCCGTGGATGCCCGCCCGGATAGGTGTCGAGGCAATCCCAGGTCAGTCGGCGGATTTCGTCGCGTCGGGCCCCGGACCACCGCAGCAACAACAGCGCGGCCCTTTGCAGCGGGTCGGCCAGGTCGTCGACCGCGGTCATGATCGCATCGAGTTCGTGTTGCGGAAGATACCGGGGAATCGACTCAGGACGCCGCGGTGTGTCACGGGGGGTCAGCAACGGTCGTCCGGGCACCTCCGCCCATCCCCAGACCGCGGTGTCGCGGCAGAACCCGGCGATCGCGTTGAGTTCGTGCTTGACCGTGGTCGTCGCCAGCGGCAGACCGGTGTGTTGGCTCGGACAGGTCGGCAGCCACCGCATGTACTCTTCGATGGTCGCGCGATCGACCTGCGCGAAACTGCTGACCTGCGGGTGATTCTCGCCGAGCCAGTTGACGAACCGGCGCAAAGCCTGCCGGGCGTTGTGAACTGTCTGCGGCCGATCGAGCTTGGCGTCGAGCCGCAGTTGTAGGTATCGCTCGATGACCGCCCGGATCTTGGGCGGGCACGGTTCGGGGAGCAGTCGGTCGGTCCAGTTTTCGATCGTTCGCGTGCCGATGCGTGGTGCTGCCGTGACCTGGCCGACGTTGTACAGCAGCACATGGGTGGCGTGCAGGTTCGCGAGGTGATTGCGGAGGAACCCGCGGTTGGCGTCCGGATCATCGTGAAACTGGCCGTTCGCGAACAGGGTCCGGCGCAGAACATTGAAATCGTCGCGTGCGGCGAAGTCGCGGATGGCCGACCCGAATGCGAACAGATCGGCGGCGGTGATCGCGGTCATGTCGGGGTCGCCGCGGTGGAGCATGACCCGGCCCAGGCACCACGTCAGACTGTTCCGTGCCTTGGCCGGGGCGTGGCCCAGTTCGGTCAGTCGCGCGACCCACTGCTCGAACAATAGGAGATCGACGCCGAGGCCGGTGCTGCCGCTGCGCCGGTCCAGCAGACGTGCGTACTTTCGGCCGAGAAGGAAGTCGAAGTCCAGGCCAACCCCTTGCACCATGGACAGATACACCAGGTATCCGCTGGCGCGATGCGAGTCGGTGCGCCCGTTCGATCGCATGCCCTCGCCGACAAATCCCAAGCGCACCAGCAGTGGCTGCTCGAACCACGCCTCGAGGTTCGGCCACCGCTCGACGAACCGCCGATAGGCACCCATTCGCTCCCACCGGGCCGGCAGGTGGGGAACGTGCGCGTCCACCCACACCCGGTATTCGCTTTCATCGACGTGGCGGCGCTGGACCGGTACCGGTCCAGCGGCTGCCGGCCCGGTCATCGGCGATCCCGCAGCGCGGCCGCGTACTCGTCACGAACCTGCTGGTCGGAGACCCGGGTGTCGATCCGAGTCGACTCCGGTGAGGCGTGTCCGAGGCGTCGTTGCAACGCCAACTCCCGCATCCCCGCCTCCCACATCGCTGTCGCGTGGGTGCCGCAGGGCGTTTGGGGTTTTGTCCACCGTGCGTATCCCGAGCGTGTCCAGCCGCCGGGCGAACATCCGCACGAGCGCGGCATACGAGAGCGGCTCGCAGCGACGAGCGCCCCAGCCCCCGACCAGAAACACGAACGGACTCGGTGCGTCGACCGGACGTTCATGGAGCACATACCGATTGACCGCATCCAACGTGCGAGGCTCGAGCAGGTCGACGACCCGTTCGTGCCGGGACTTCGCCCGCACGCCCCGCGGATGGTCGTCTCGTTTACGAATCGTGACCCGCCGTCGGCCGTAGGCGATATGGCCGAGCTGGAGCCCGAGCACCTCTCCCGGCCGCAGGGCACCGTCGAGCATCAACAGCACCATCGTCAGATCCCGCAAACAGGTCATGCTCTCCAGCAGCGCAGTCACCTCAGACCCGCTCATCGGACGTGGCAACCGGTGCGGCAACCGGACCCGCACCTCCCGGCTGACCGGCTGCTGCCTACTCGCATTCCCCATGAAGGGGCGGTGCCGTTCGGCGACCATCGCCAGCGCGACATCACGACGGCGCCGCATCGGGTTCTCGCCGGTGACGAGTTCGGCGACGATCGCCCAGTCGTAGAAACTCGATACTGCGGCCAGCACTCGCGCCACACTCGAGGGCACCAACAGCCGCCCGCCGGACCCGACGGACGAGAGGCCCAGCCGGCTGCGCCGGCCCACGCACCGGTCGTCGCCGCAGCCATCCGAGCAGCTCCAGGGCCAGTGACGGCCGGAATTCGCGCCAATCGATTCCGCGTTCGGCGAAGAACTCGAACACCAAGCGCAGATCGTAGCCGTACGCCAGCGCCGTGTTCGGGCTCCGGCCGGAATCCAGCACGTACCGCAGGAACCGGGTCACCGACGGCACCGGCTCGCCATCGGGTCCCACCAGGACCACCGAGGGCACGATCCCGCCCGTCTTCACGGCCTGCACGTGCATGACCCCAGCCCACCACCGGGTGATCCGATCCGCGTGCCAACTCGCCGTGAGATGTCCACATAAGTACGAAACTATCCGGCAGTGGTGCGCCCTCGGCCTGGTCTCTTCGGTCGTGGACCACTGCGTACCTGACTTCGCCGGGGGTCTGAACACCGTGGACCGCAGCGCGTCCTCGAGCAGATCGACGACCGCCTCGAGTTCTCCCACTCCCCTCAGCCCGACCTGGATTCGGTGGACGGTCCGCTCTGGATTCTGCTGCCGGTAGTCGGCAGTCTGCTGGGCGCTCGAGGAGTTCCCCGACCTTGTTTAAGCGTCCTGGCCGCAACGGTGTTTGCGATGATCCCCTGGCCTGCCGTTCGTCGAGGGCGAACCGTTTGGAGATGTGTCCGGGCCCGCCGCAGGGACAGGGCCCGAAATCGGTCAAGTATCGGCGGCGCCGAGCGCGACCCCGAGCGCAGCGCAATGGTTACAGCCTGTGAAGCGGTGGATGGGGGGTCCGTGCTCTGACCCCGCCAGCCTCCGGTCTGTGGTAAACCGGCGGGCCGGGCGACCGCCCCGGTGTCGGTGGTGCGGCCGTCATTTATGCTGATCCCCTGAACCGATTATCACTTCCACGGTGGTGCATACCGGTCCAGTCGGAAAGGGTGGCCCGGGAAGGTCTGGCGTCGAGGCCGGTCGGTTCCCGAG
Protein-coding sequences here:
- a CDS encoding site-specific integrase → MHVQAVKTGGIVPSVVLVGPDGEPVPSVTRFLRYVLDSGRSPNTALAYGYDLRLVFEFFAERGIDWREFRPSLALELLGWLRRRPVRGPAQPAGPLVRRVRRAAVGALECGASAGRSIEFLRLGDRRRTRHRREPDAAPS
- a CDS encoding tyrosine-type recombinase/integrase — protein: MLAAVSSFYDWAIVAELVTGENPMRRRRDVALAMVAERHRPFMGNASRQQPVSREVRVRLPHRLPRPMSGSEVTALLESMTCLRDLTMVLLMLDGALRPGEVLGLQLGHIAYGRRRVTIRKRDDHPRGVRAKSRHERVVDLLEPRTLDAVNRYVLHERPVDAPSPFVFLVGGWGARRCEPLSYAALVRMFARRLDTLGIRTVDKTPNALRHPRDSDVGGGDAGVGVATTPRTRLTGVDSDRHPGLRPAGS
- a CDS encoding tyrosine-type recombinase/integrase, translated to MTGPAAAGPVPVQRRHVDESEYRVWVDAHVPHLPARWERMGAYRRFVERWPNLEAWFEQPLLVRLGFVGEGMRSNGRTDSHRASGYLVYLSMVQGVGLDFDFLLGRKYARLLDRRSGSTGLGVDLLLFEQWVARLTELGHAPAKARNSLTWCLGRVMLHRGDPDMTAITAADLFAFGSAIRDFAARDDFNVLRRTLFANGQFHDDPDANRGFLRNHLANLHATHVLLYNVGQVTAAPRIGTRTIENWTDRLLPEPCPPKIRAVIERYLQLRLDAKLDRPQTVHNARQALRRFVNWLGENHPQVSSFAQVDRATIEEYMRWLPTCPSQHTGLPLATTTVKHELNAIAGFCRDTAVWGWAEVPGRPLLTPRDTPRRPESIPRYLPQHELDAIMTAVDDLADPLQRAALLLLRWSGARRDEIRRLTWDCLDTYPGGHPRLRIPVGKGRTELIVPLHPDAATALEHATSLARAQRSIARIDEVTGRRVDYVFVRRGKLLSGKTLFDEAFRTVCAATGLVDDRGSPTVSAHRFRHTLGTQLAEGGARIQTIMAILGHRSATMSMIYSRISDPEIRRQYETALADGHRIAGPAADALLHDALDDDTVDWLKTNFLKTELELGHCLRLPAEGPCECDLILTCPKFLTTTEYAPRIRARLATEQVLIDDARTRGWDREAERHEATCRRLQHLLDDRETR